From a single Methanofollis sp. W23 genomic region:
- a CDS encoding regulator of amino acid metabolism, contains ACT domain protein — MWAALMQEFADSPAQARVVKFLLENGFGVSEKGRITCNDIEIPATHIARVIGIDRRVVDATARRIQGMDWARKVFSSMRATPDLSKVAEALGLTVITILPTDAHEKGIVGAAVRVLSRHDLAIRQIFVTDPYFAESPRLVIILDEPLPFGVIEELRSLPQVQKLVI; from the coding sequence ATGTGGGCAGCACTCATGCAGGAATTTGCCGATTCGCCCGCGCAGGCCAGAGTCGTGAAATTTCTCCTTGAAAACGGCTTTGGCGTCTCGGAAAAAGGGCGTATCACCTGCAATGACATCGAGATCCCGGCCACTCATATCGCGCGCGTCATCGGGATCGACCGGCGGGTCGTGGACGCCACGGCACGCCGTATCCAGGGTATGGACTGGGCCAGGAAGGTCTTTTCTTCCATGCGAGCGACCCCCGACCTCTCCAAGGTCGCCGAAGCCCTTGGCCTGACCGTCATCACCATCCTCCCAACCGACGCCCACGAAAAAGGGATCGTCGGGGCCGCGGTGAGGGTACTCTCTCGACATGACCTTGCGATCAGGCAGATCTTCGTGACCGATCCGTACTTTGCCGAGTCGCCCAGACTGGTCATCATCCTTGACGAACCCCTCCCATTCGGGGTGATCGAAGAACTGCGGTCCCTCCCCCAGGTGCAGAAACTGGTGATTTAG
- a CDS encoding DMT family transporter, with product MTRENLLPILYGLTSAFLFGITAPFSKLLLDGVGPITMASLLFLGSGTGLFLYLFGGSLLGRRRDGIEAALAPADLPWLAGVVFFGGILAPVTLMISLAQTPAATASLLLNFEAVATTIIAVLWYREPVGRRMWAALSLITLSCIILSYVPDQPFGLSLGALGVILTCTFWGMDNNFSKKISAKDPIPIVMIKGFGAGAVTFVIARLLGEAIPDPATCLAAMVIGFLGYGGMMSVFFLMALRGIGSARTSALVSTSPFFGVFVSFLLFTEEPRPAFFVSLLVMALGAWLLITEKHSHPHRHEVMVHEHRHRHDDLHHDGHPHPPGTPALDAKGYHSHPHRHEAMVHDHSHAPDLHHRHTHE from the coding sequence ATGACCCGCGAAAACCTCCTCCCCATCCTCTATGGGCTGACGTCAGCGTTCCTCTTCGGTATCACGGCGCCGTTCTCGAAGTTGCTCCTCGATGGCGTGGGGCCGATCACGATGGCCTCGCTCCTCTTCCTGGGGAGCGGGACGGGTCTGTTTCTCTATCTTTTCGGGGGGTCCCTCCTCGGTCGCAGACGCGACGGGATCGAGGCCGCCCTTGCCCCGGCCGACCTGCCCTGGCTTGCAGGAGTCGTCTTCTTCGGTGGGATCCTCGCCCCGGTCACCCTGATGATCAGCCTGGCCCAGACGCCGGCGGCGACGGCGTCGCTGCTCCTCAATTTCGAGGCGGTGGCCACGACGATCATCGCGGTGCTCTGGTATCGTGAGCCGGTAGGGAGGCGGATGTGGGCCGCGCTCTCCCTGATCACGCTCTCGTGCATTATCCTCTCGTACGTCCCTGACCAGCCTTTCGGGCTCTCGCTCGGGGCGCTCGGGGTCATCCTGACCTGCACGTTCTGGGGGATGGACAACAACTTCAGCAAGAAGATCTCGGCAAAGGACCCGATCCCGATCGTGATGATCAAGGGGTTTGGGGCAGGGGCGGTCACCTTCGTCATCGCCCGTCTCCTTGGCGAGGCGATCCCGGACCCGGCCACCTGTCTGGCGGCGATGGTGATCGGGTTCCTGGGCTATGGCGGGATGATGAGCGTCTTCTTCCTGATGGCGCTGCGCGGGATCGGGTCGGCGCGGACGAGCGCCCTGGTCTCGACCTCGCCGTTCTTCGGGGTCTTCGTCTCGTTCCTGCTCTTCACCGAGGAACCGAGACCTGCCTTTTTCGTCTCTCTGCTGGTGATGGCCCTTGGTGCCTGGCTTCTCATCACCGAGAAGCACTCCCACCCTCACCGGCACGAGGTGATGGTCCACGAGCACCGGCACCGGCACGACGACCTCCATCATGACGGCCACCCGCATCCGCCTGGCACCCCGGCGCTCGATGCAAAGGGTTACCACTCGCATCCTCACCGGCATGAAGCAATGGTCCACGACCACTCGCACGCCCCCGACCTCCACCATCGGCACACCCATGAGTGA
- a CDS encoding type IV pilin N-terminal domain-containing protein, with translation MNSQKEMHEEAVSPVIGVILMVAITVVLAAVVGMYVMGQADAIPESKSVTMTAEKSIVTDDSKEFTEIKVTVVGGSDLNALQSLTLKWDGKNTESLTYNGEGSAITTGVVDKDFAPGDVITIDYDGTNNKYGDSGKLTIAGKFSDGSEALLLTKNF, from the coding sequence ATGAACTCACAAAAAGAAATGCATGAAGAGGCCGTTTCGCCGGTCATCGGCGTAATCCTGATGGTCGCGATCACGGTGGTGCTCGCGGCGGTCGTCGGGATGTACGTGATGGGCCAGGCCGACGCGATCCCTGAGTCGAAGTCGGTCACGATGACGGCTGAGAAAAGTATCGTCACTGATGATTCTAAAGAATTTACAGAAATTAAGGTCACGGTTGTAGGGGGATCTGACCTCAACGCACTTCAATCTCTTACATTGAAGTGGGATGGCAAGAATACTGAGTCACTTACATATAATGGGGAGGGATCAGCGATAACTACTGGAGTTGTTGACAAAGACTTCGCTCCAGGTGATGTTATCACCATCGACTATGATGGTACCAATAATAAGTATGGAGACTCAGGCAAACTGACCATCGCTGGAAAATTCTCTGACGGTTCAGAGGCCCTCCTCCTCACCAAGAACTTCTAA